The Plasmodium cynomolgi strain B DNA, chromosome 5, whole genome shotgun sequence genome segment GAGACAGATATTGACAAAAGCTTAACTAAAGAAGAACTAGCTGAGGAGATAATTTCTTTTGGAGTTTTCCTAACTGATACACAAGCTTACACAGCTCACTCCCATcttattatcattttaaaaaaatcgtattATCATATGatggaaaaattatggaaaagCTTTAAGACATCAGCTTCGGAGCATGACTTGCCGGAtgaagtgcaaaaaaaattgtggacaGAATGCGCCATTTCACTCAAGAAAGAGTTATATCAACTAGAAGAAAATAGCAAAGAAGatatttcctcctttttgaaaaagccaataattttttttatacaatttGAGAACTTTTTAGGGGAATGTATTCAAATGTGGCATGACAGCATCGATCAAAATAGGAAGAAATGGGAACGCGTGTTGTCCCAAAGGGTTAAAAGTTATTCTTGTTCGGGGTGAATAGCGGTCACAAAAAGTT includes the following:
- a CDS encoding RAD protein (Pv-fam-e;~putative), producing the protein MCSEWRLFGASTFIALLLATMSTLLLNMENGAKRNGFPESSFPICTRILSEGRPESYNKPTRRTNLNEIKKRENSSPVSTELPDFINETDIDKSLTKEELAEEIISFGVFLTDTQAYTAHSHLIIILKKSYYHMMEKLWKSFKTSASEHDLPDEVQKKLWTECAISLKKELYQLEENSKEDISSFLKKPIIFFIQFENFLGECIQMWHDSIDQNRKKWERVLSQRVKSYSCSG